Within the Plasmodium coatneyi strain Hackeri chromosome 6, complete sequence genome, the region GGGAGTAGTCCCTTCCCCCGGGTGGTCAGTCGTTTGTGTGAACTTCCCCCCACAATGGGTACACACTGCTGTGGAGTAAAAAGGTGAAACTGTTCATGAGGATAGTATAAACAAGTATACAAAACACCTGAACAACGCGACACGTGCATTCATCCACTCATCCATCACGCCTTCCACAATTCACCAACATGAAACGCAAACGGAAGGATCCGCTTCTTTACATCATGTAGGAAGTTGCTATTCTGTccgtccccctttttcgcgCACTTTCAAACGCCCATTGGGTAAGCAATATCATTCGTTAATTACACGTGCTGGGATATTTTACAAGAGGACTGTCACTACGTACATATAGTTTTATAAGAGTGCTATGAATAGCCACCTGTTAGACAAGCCTCCATTTTGCGTAACTGCAAATGCGGGGCagttccccatttttacaacttttgagatttccatttttttcattctatTGATGCAAATGAGGGTCACATagtgggaaggaaggaacaaacatTACTTGCACTTCTCAGTTGCGTATGCAATGGAAAACACAAAACGAACATTAACATTCTTCTCATAACAACCTGCTGCACTTTGTGTAAAACACTCCTATTAGATATGCCTCTATAAATATGAATGACTCATGGCGAGTTTCCCTTCTGGGTGTTTAAATCAGTGGTGAAAAATTCAATCAAGTCTTGGGCCAACATTCTTACTTCATCATTATCTCCGCTTTCATCTAGCATGCTAATCATCGTTTCGACTAAAGTACTTGCTTCCTTCTTAATGTCATTCGTATTTTTATAATCCTCTATGAGCAGATCGTTTTCCTTGGCATCACTTGTTGGAACTGAGcgttctgcttcttccctttcttccgcTTCGTCTTCGGCGTCTTCATCATCGCCAATTTGGTAGTCtccgtcatcatcatcatcatcgtcattttcttcttcttcttccattggAGATGGTTCTCTTCCCGCATGCAGGTAGAACCTCTCACTATTGTCATCACCCCTGTTTTCCACCAAGTTGTTCTTGTTGACCTGATCTTCGTGAACCCCCTGAAGGGTTGACGCATctctcctcttttcttcctcgttcTTCGTATAGTAACTACCCCTTTCATCATTATAACTGGAAGTACGTGCGGCGTCTGCTACGTTCACCACGTCTGTATCCATCACTTCAGTGTATACCTCATCATCGTCTTCCACCTCAGTGTCCACTTCCTCACCATCTACTTCTCCATCGTTCAACTCATCATCGCCCCCTGGGGTTACCAGATCCGCAGAGTTCACACTTTCTTCATGCACCTCATTTTTCACAACGTCCTTGTCACCCTGCTCATCCAAGGGACCTTCCTCCGTTCCGTCCTTCCCCACATGTGCGTCCAACACATTCTTCCTGGAACTGTCCTCCTTCACCTCCACATCACCATTGCATGCTTTGTATTCTCCGATGCCCTTCTCATCACTCGAACAGTTGCTACCCACTGAACCGGTTGTTAAATTATTAAGTGTGTGACTCACAATTCTTCCACTAGCCAATTTGTACTCACGCTTAAGTATCAGCAGGACgaggaaggaaaacgaaatgTGGATTATGCTTCTCATTTTCGTAAGCGATacgttgggaaaaaaaaaaaaagaatattcctATCGAATGTGGATTAACTTATAGGAGTACCAAttatgatgttttttttttcttttttcgtggtgataaaaaagagattatttgtttttcccttaaaaTGAGCTTCCCGATCagttgtttatatatatatatgtgtccttttatttaattcttatataaaaaaaaaaaagttccacTTTGACAACTGTAACAAGGTGAATGTGCCAGGGGTGATCTGcacactttttatttcacaAACATTGCCGCATGCCATTTGTAATATCTTCGAATTATACCTTGCAAAGTGCTtacacaagaaaaaaggaacacactCGTAAGTGAACAACGTATCCATGGTGGGGAGCACCAAATTGTGTCACTTGTTTCTTCACCGTTGTTCAGTATTTTCCAATCTACACATGTCGCCCTGACTGCTTCCCCCCGTACAggtcgttctttttttttttttttctttttaaaaccggtaaaaataaaacaaaaaatgctTTAACCCCTATGCAtgctaaaaaataaactccaCCTTCGGCCCATAAAAAAtgcctttttcaaatttgttctACCTTAACTACTTGACAACACATTGCTAAGCAGGCGTACTCATGGAGGTTTGGGGGGAACAGCAAAagggaaacgaaaaaaatagcaaaaggACACTTTAAATGCACTTCCAATGGACTTGCAAacatgtgccttttttttttacactttcccAAATTGACAAAAAGTGGCAAGTGGACTATGCTGCATTAGAGGTAGACCactatatgaaaaaaaaaacaaaaataaagtacaaatacaaatacaaaaatgtgcacaaatgaGTAACAGCGCGTATGCGTTCTCTTCCAGGCTGCTGTTCACACCAAAAGGTAGCCATGCAAACTGCTTCTGAAttgttcttccccattttatgTCCTCCTTGCAGTGTATCTTTCCCATTCGAATTGTATTAGCCCCCTTTGCGCCAAGTGGTGAATCCGTTTTTCAAGCCAGTTAGAGAGAGGCCCCCGTTGACAATCTATGCGCAAGGAGGCTGTTCTACGtgcgaagggaaaaaattcacatgCGTTTATGTACCTACGTGTAGCTCCTTTTCACTTCCTctctgttccatttttttgaatatttttttaaaaactaaAGAGGGCAACCCCGCAAAACAACTGCGAAGGTTGTGGTGCCTTCTTCTAATTATTCATCCTAAAAAATAAGGCAAACGGAGGAGAATATGCTAAGAGAgtggaacatatatattgctacttatatgcgtatattttctttcccctgcTGAGTGACTAACAGATGTGGCACCCACTAAAAACTGCCGCTTCGTTTATGGtaaaataattatagggAACCCCCACCCCATTCCTTCTCCACGGTTTTTacgtttttccccctttttaaaattcccCCACCGTATACACACTAAAATGCTACATTTTTCTGTACTGCCAAAATTGTATTTTGTCCTTTGCTTAGCAGATGCTGTAGCTCAGTTGCGATAGACCATTCCTGCCTTACaattcatatatacatatatgtacacataaaaaaaagaataataataaatagtCCCCTAGTTTAAATGCATACGTGTGGACATACGCAGCAATTGCTATCCTGTTTATCCGCGCGACTATACCACCCCCATGACCGAAacaagtgaagaaaatttccccttcgCCAAAAACCATGGCATCGATTACCTCTTTAGAAAAAACATCCACAGGATGGACGGCATccaagggaaaataaaaaccatCTACGAAGACTTCCATGTGCATGAAATTACGAGAAACAACAACATCCTGTACTTGGAACAGCTCAtacatgcagaaaaaattaatcgaATTATTCaccaaaatgaggaagacgaGAGGGACAAACTAATAAGGAGCATTTCCAAAACGGAGTTACACCTGCATGTGCTAGCCAAGTatgtaaacaaaaataatgtagAAACGTTCAAGCAATTTCTTACCCTGTTACACGACATATATCAGTTAAAGTTAAAGGGGGAGGCAACAAGGGATAACTTGAAGAAAGTATCCATTCCGTACTGTCTCTTTACACACCTGGATGGGATGCCTCCTTTGGGGGAGTCCCCTTTAGATGAAAATGGGGATGCCATTCGAGGTGAAAACACTTTTGGTAGTGATGGCCCTCCCACTGAGGAACCCACAGACGGAAGCAAAGCCGCGCGAAAAAACATCCACAAGGTTATAAGGCAATATTACCCATTTCTCTTGACGGAGACGAAAAATGTTCCCCAGAGCGAAAGTGTCCTTTCTCATGGAAATATACTACAAGGAAATGCCAACAGTTATAACAACCATGACAATAACTGTGTAGAGTTgattaaagaagaaaaggccGACGTACACATCAGCGCCATACAAATTTACCCATCCTTTAATTGTCTAAAAACTATTCTACCACAGGATATAtttaacaaattaaaaggaaatgcGAAGAAATCTCGGTTCAGCCAAAACGACGAACTGGAAAATGTTATCTGCCAAAAGTTGgaccaaatggaagaaaaaaaaaaaatcaaaaatttTCCTGAACAGGTTAGCCAGTTTTACCGGGAAGAATTTGCCGAGGAAGACTTGGACACTGCAAGGGGATTCCTCGAAAataagaggaggaaaattgaGTGCGAGACTTTGTCTCACAGTTCCGATGGTAAGTGCACAGAAGGGATGAACACCCTGGGGGCGAATAAAAACGTCCAAGGGGAAGCGCATATCGAAGCGCACATCGAAGCGGAAGGAACGGGCACCACTGCCAACCTTCGTGAGGGTCTCCCGCGTGACGATTCAAAGGACAAGGTGCAGGAAGGAGACCCCCCAAAAGTGACCACCCCAACATGGGAGGAAGAGGGTATTGGTCCCAGCGGAAATGTTTCCCCCTCCCGTGTTAGTAAAAACGGTGACACGGGTCACACCGATTGCAAACAGCTCAGCCACGATGAAGATGCCGAAAGCGCTGCAGGGGAGAACTTCCTGGACAAACTAAACAATCataggaagaggaagagcgaacagaaaaagggaaagaagtacCTGCATTTCAATCTGTACAAAGAGAACAAAGACATATGTGAAGTGctgcataaaataaaagtaaatttaaaaaaaaaaaacggagacATATCATACTGTGGGATTAAGGACAAGAGGGGAATAACGGTACAGAGGTTTTGCATTCATAAGGCGAAGAAGATTGACTTGTTTAGGCTGATAATGGGGGGGGATTGTGATAATCGCGGTAGAGGTGGCAATAAAAGTGCTGGTACGGGTGGCTCCCCCTCCTGGTGCAACAACGTCTACGTGTCGAACCTGAGttacagaaaaagaaaactctCCCTGGGTGATTTAAAGGGGAACTTCTTCAAGGTGCTAATTAGGGGCGTGGAGGACACCTCGGAGGAAAAATTCCTTGCCCTCGCCAACAATTTTAGGAAGACAGGATTTGTGAACTACTTCGGCCACCAACGGTTTGGAagtaagaaaataaaaaattacgaaattGGTATTTGCATATTGAAGAAGAATTACAAGCAGGCCCTCTTCCACGTGATTGAGAATGCCGGGCTGGACAGCTCCAAGAAGGGTCGCCTCATTGAATACTTGAACGAGTTGGACGCAACAAACTGGGTAGGAGACAAAGATGAGTTACATGCGTGGAAAGACGAGAAGGAAGATCAGGCAGGAGGCCCAACCGAACACATTGAGGACGCCGCTGTGCCTccaaattgcgaaaaaaaaaccttttttaaaaaaaaaaaagaaaaaaaaatgaacggaacaacacacacaaacGCAAGAGAGCAGCAAAACCAACTTCCGAAAGAAATCTCCGAAATAATAAACTCCATTTCGAGTCACTCCCATGtagaaaaaacaattttgtgctccttaaaaaatgataaaaaatttaaaaatgcctTCATGAATTTACCCAAGGatatattttccctcttcatACATTCTGCGCAAAGTCTCATATTCAACGTACTGGCGGATCTTCGAATGAAGAAGTATGGCTTTGGTGTTGTTGTCGGCGACCTTATTGAGGCCAAtcgtaaaaatgaagaagtccTAACCAGTGATAATTCCACTGAGCATGACTCAGATAACTCGGAAAGTGATGAACCTTCATACGAAACGAATATAATCCAAGTGACAAGTGAGAATATTTCTCTGTACGATATTTACGATGTCGTTTTACCTTTACCTGGAGATAAGAATTTTGTGTTTCCTCCAAACCTGACTGAAGAATACAAATCTGTGTTGAGCAGTCTGCACTTATCGTTAGATGATTTTAGATCCGAAAAGAATTTCTTCAGCGCACCCGGCGGTTATCGAAAGGTCGTTGTGAAGCCTCGTCATTTCAAGtccctttttattaaaagtGACGCAGCGGGTGGGGGCAAAATTCCCTTCATACGGAGTGATTTGAGCAGGTTGGTTGAGCAAGAGGGCAACTCAGCTGCCAACACGATGACCAATACCGTGGCCAGTTCAGTTGTGATGAATGAAGAGCAAAACGGGGACGCCGCTAATCCCGCTGCTGCAATGCACATGGGGGACGAAATGCACAGACACATCACCTTCGTCCAGAGTGACGCCTACCACGAGCACTTAATTAAGGAGGTACCCAACTACCGAACGACGGCTTCCGTCCTTTTGACTTGCTCCCTGCCCAAATCGTCCTACATCACGGTGGCTCTCCTGGAGGTGCTGAACAGTTAGGCGGTGCATCAACAGGGTAGTTAGCCACTTGGCCACTTGAAAGCTACATGAATAATTTCCTCGCAAGCTAATTTTGTGAAGCAGGTTAGTGTGAACAGTTATATGtgacctccccccctttccacAAAAATTGCATCCCTTAGGGTAGTGAACCCCGTGCGCGGTGTTCACGCGCTATTTGACTGGGATCCCAAGTAGGACGTTacgaattaattttttttttatttttaatgagGTGTCCATATGGAAAGACACAATTTATGTTTATACGttattttaacttttttttgttactttgCCAAACATTGACATCGTTAAATGCCAAACGACCAAatgaattagaaaaaaaaaaaaaaaaaaaaaaaaattatacacagGCACAGGTGTACCCGCTCGTATGCTATgcacaccccttttttttcctatcctGCGTGCGTGTGGCCTGCTCATCCACTCATAAGGGTATCCACATTGGTTAACTGCATTAACGAGTAAGCGGAAGAGAACAGGCATGTAGGATGGGGCATCAAACCTTTCCGTGATGGGAAACCAACTTGATGGTGCAGTGGTTGAAGTGGGCCATCATCGCTACGTCACACGTTTACATGCCACCCGTTAGAAAAACTTGAGGGGCCCTCTGCTCTGCGTGGAGTGGTAAAAGGGCATGTCCTCCGATGAGGCGAAAACTAAGGGAACGGTTTTCTCGAAAAAACAATGCCCATTAATAATGGAGAGATCCAAAGAATTGACTTCCTTCTTGGTTAAATTATCCCGTTGTTTTACGAGCGTTTTGTAATTCTTCGCTTTAATTAAAGTGCCCGTTTGCATATTCGCTTCCCCCGCAAAGGTAAATACTTCCTTGTTCACATGAGGGATAATCGCATTAACGGTAATGTTGTTGATGGTGATGGGCTTTATATTCAAAATAGCAACGGTAAACGTGTTGATACAGTTGGGAGGGGTGGGAAGGTACAGAACAGCTAAGTGCTTCTCATTGTCATCCACCTCAATTTCAAAAATGGTGGCCGCTTTTTGACTTTCTTCCTGCTTGAcaatatttacaattttgcacacacgcataacaaccttctgcATTTTTATCTGCGCACTTTCCACCTcgaactttttaaataaaatatgatcGTTATTGATGTGTGCCCCTTCTTGGAGGTTATTCAACCAGGGGTTTAAATCGACTATGCTTTTCTTGGGTGTATttaatttttggaaaatttgcgAAGCAATGCATGGTATAAAAATGTCCAAATAATGGGCAATAAGATAAATGGCCTCCATCATGATCCTAATGATGTGTaactttttattctgttcttcatttgtgtATTTCCATGGGGCTAACTCGGTAAGGAATTTATTCAAATCTTTGCACACGTTTACTGTTTTCTCACAACATACCTGGACGCAGTAAGTCTGCATGTAGAACTCCACTCGGTTGATAAAGTGGAGCAGACTGAATGGCAAGTCGATGTTGTACTCTTCAAAGAGGGGGGGGATTTTCGAATCATTTGACAGCTGACAGAGGGATAAGGTTCTTTGGACCAAATTTCCAATCGTGTCGGCCAAATCGGAGTTACACATGTCGACCAAATTGTCAATGTCGAAGCGCATGTCGAATCCCCTCTTGGTCTCCTTAATAACGTGGAAGCGAAAAGCATCCGATCCGTAGGCCTCTATTATTTCAAACGGGTTTACCACATTGCCTAACGacttggacatttttttcccatccccTGCTAAGACAAAGCCGTGACAAAATACACTCTTGGGGAGAGGCACGTTTACTGACATAAGAATGGTAGGGAAGATAACTGAGTGAAACCACACAATGTCCTTTCCGATTAGGTGCACATCTGCTGGCCAATAATCCTCCTTCCCATCCACGATGAAGCAACtagaataataatttattagAGCGTCCATCCACACATACATAACATGCTTCTTATCACTTGGGACGGGAATTCCCCACGAAAATTTCGTTCTGCTACAGGACAGATCAGCCAAAGGTTCCTTCAGTCTCTGCAAAATTTCATTCCTCTTCTGTTCCGGTTGGATGAAATGCGGATTCTCAAGTATATAGTCAATTAACCTTTGTTGATATTTcgacattttaaaaaagtacgacgattctttcattttttccaacttaaTATTGTTGAGTGGATCTCTATAATTCATTAACTTGGCTTCATTTTCCGGCACGTATGTCTCCTCACGGACGTTGTACCATCCTTCGTATTCACCCAAATAAATGTCTTTGTTCTCTTCACACTTTGTCCAAATTTCTTGTGCAATTTTCTTATGCTTATCACAAGTCGTCCTCACATAGTAATCCTCATTCACATGTAACAATTTATTTAACTCCTTAAATTtaagtacatttttatcGCACAATTCTTGTGGAGTGAGATTATTTCTCGCCGCCTGATTTGCAATCTTCATTCCGTGCTCATCAGCACCTGTGGTGAAGAACACCCTCCTCCCTATATTCTTGTGATACCTAGCAATAGCATCTGCAAGCACTATTTCGTAAGCATGCCCAATGTGCGGGTCTCCATTCACATAGTTAATCGCCGTGGTTATGTAaaatttgtccttcttcAAATAAGAGTTGATATTTTTCTCGtgaatttttgaaataaataaattataaatatttttatatttgtaaaTATGTTCCACATCCTTTAGAATTTTCTGCACATCCTCCAGttggtttattttttgtatgtacTCGCTTATGTGTACCCAACTCTCCCTGCATATTTCAATATTACAGTGGGTCAGCGAAATGTATACAAAAATATCTGCCAAAGTTATCTTGTCGTTATTATCCGCTTGGGAATCTTCTCCAGAGCTGCATATGAAATTCTTATTTTGGTTTTCCTTCAGATAACTTTCCAGCTCATCCAAACTatcaattattttttttttattcaacaCTTCGATGTGCTTCTCCAGCAGGTCACTCCATTCTACCCAGGACATGTACATCCGTAGTTTGCTATCCACGCACTTTTTACTTTCCGCATTGCGCAACCGATGGAACAGGAAACATATTGCCTTAGTCGAACTCACGTAATGGTTTTCGTAAACTAGGAGAGGCTTCTTATTCACTACAAGACTTTTCTCTATGTCAAAACTCCGTGTGTAGAAAAAGTCATCGGACAGTTCCACTGGGAAACTGTAAATATGCGCCGCCAGCATGCATTTTACCGTGTTGGGGAAATACTTGTGCGGGTATAAAATCATGTTTTATCTTGGGGTATGCTTCAACGTTGGGGTGTGGGGTGGAGTTGCTCCTCGGCTAGATCGGTGCAAGCTCGTGTGTGCCTACGTCTTCTCTCACGCGCGGGGGCTGGACCACTTTTCCGCGCGTCCGTTTAGGCGGTTGCGTATATGTAGGGATATTCACACGAAGCTGCtctttgcttcctttcttcttggttccttttatttattttttttcaaacctCCTTACTTTTTTACTGTACGATTGGCTTGCGAAAAAGAAACGTTTTCGTGTGATTGGAGTAACAACATAGGGGGTTCCTTTCTAACATTGCAAATAACGTGGGGGTGCAAAAGAAAGTGGTGGGGGGAAATCAACTAGGGGAACCTGGTAACCGTGTTCTGCACGTTCGATGTACGTTGGGGTTACACGAACAAGCGCGAAGTGAATTTGTTCGTAAAATATATCTGGGGTTACAATATTGTTATGCCTTTGTCGTAAGTTACTATGAACTGAGCTGAAGCTACGTCGCCGCTAAGTTCCTCTAAAGTGTTGGTTCTACCTTAAAATTtggtaaaaataaacgtTCTTATTTAATACGAAATATTAATACTTAATGTGATCAgttgggaaaaagaaaatttttttttttctgttgaatTGTATGACTCAAATTGGGATTTTCCAAGTGCTTGGGGAAATAAGGAATCAAAATGATCActagggaaaatttttttttaaataaaaatgaaaacaatttttgcaCGGTATGCTGCATGGTGCTGAGTGGGTAAATCAACTATTTGTGCTACCTACATAGtggtatacattttttttattttttattttttttattactccTTTTTATGCCCATGCAAATAGGAACGGAGGCGGAAAAAAACGTTGCATGTGATCCATGCCGCACGTGCTTGCTAAAGTACGTAACCCTTCTACTCATTAAGCCACCTACAAGCATGCGCATACGCGCGCTGCATAATATAACAGGGAGCAAATTCTATTCGCTGGACGATTGCCTCATTGCACATTTGTAACTTCGCCACGGAAGATATATATCCACTCATATATCCGTAACGGTGCTATCAGAGGGCAacacacaaaataaatgtgaaTATAAACCCCGCTCTTACACGCTTGGGCGCTACGCTTTTTTTTAGCGGCACCCTTTTTACCGCGtcaaaacagaaaaaacttACGCCCTACCCAACCATCGAATTCTTTACAGTAAAATGCGTATTTTTTCATTGCTCTtatgtgccccttttttattcccccttttattctccttttttttggccccATTTTGTTTGTCCCCCCACGCATCCATATCTATGCACAAAACTGTTTAAGCTTAAATTTAATTCTACAAAATTGACACGCGTTGTTGTCCTAAGGCGGGAAACTTCCTGCAACGGTTGCGACAGTGAGCTGGAACATATGGATGTGCTGTGCATACACAAATTCGCTTTTCATGTGCGCGCAAGTTTTCCTCTTCGCGAATTGAAAGAGCagtacatttttgtgcagttttttttttttaaaaggctTAATTTGTGCCCAGAGGgttatatgaaaaaaataaacgtaaaacaaaacaaactaCAATGggatgaagtgaaaaaaaaaggatgagaGGGGGTTAGAAGACTTCCGCTTCGGTCTTTGCACctgttttctttatttttttttctttttaaccctCACATATACAAAATAACTGAAAAGCGCTGCGCACGCGAAGGATCACACTGACGTGCCTCCGCCGTGCCGTGTTGTCCAGATTGTGGGAACCAAGCCAACATACACGCTTTGATTAACAAAGTGAAAAAGTAACAACGGACATggtgcaaaaaggggggggaaaaaaattccacgcCCTATTCCTCGTGAAAGTATATATCGATGTATTCCAGCGCCTGCAAggtgggaaagaaaaacagtTCACCATTTCATCACTCCGGAGGGGAGCTACGAAATGCATGTGCACTCATAAACGAGCAGTCCTTGCCTACCCGGGCGGCATCCTCGTCATCCTTCATTCTCCTCAAAACTGTTTTGAATTCTTCCGAAAAGGGACTACAGTGGCTGTGATGtgcacatgaaaaaaaaaaaaaaaaaaaaaatttcgacgaaaaaaaaaaaagctagttCCTCCCCCCACTGTTTCCACTTACATACGCGGAAAAAACGATGCACTTGACTTACCATTCAGGAATTTGGTTATACAAACAggacaattttaaaatgtccaACCAGGTGTTGCACGCCTGGACATCCACCAAGTCATGATTCGCTTTCCTGAAAAGAGAATTCGCACAAAAGTTTTATTGGCACATAATCGATGATGAATTGTTATACGAAGCTGTTTTGCGTTTCCATTTGTACAGTCGTAGCTTACTTTATAATTTCGTTAACGTCAAAGTACATGTTTGCCCAGGCAAACAGACTCAATGTCTTTGAGGACAATTTTATTGACgtcctattttttattaactcgTTTATTAGTCGTATCTACGGAAGGGTGCAGTGGGTGGTTAAAAATATGCTCATCGGTGTAAATAAACATGGGATCCTCGACAGGAGGACAACTTCGCTCAAATGTGTACTTCACATGCGTGCATTCGCTCAAGCCATTACAATTATCTTTTCCACGTTTCCTTTGCATTTCTCCAGTAATTCTTCATTCTgcagtgtaaaaaaaaaaagggggaaaaaaaatacagttaACTATGCATGGTAATGGAACTACAAAATGACGCCCTGTTCACTCCCCCTTCTGtaccttttcctttcgtaCCTCAGGTTTCATCTCCTTTACGGTGTGATAAACGTACAAACTTTTCTCTGCGAAAAATGGGTGTAGGAAGGGCACAAGTAGGTATATTTATAAGTAAGCCTATTTGTTCTTCGTTCAACACAGATGAAACATGATGTGCAAAATGTAACACCTCCTGTGCAGAACCAACCCAACAGGAAATTGTGAATTTCGTTCGTCAAATAGATAGACATATCGTATGAATCGTCGTATATCTGCGAGTAGGGGGGGAGGTGCACAGGTGTGTATTTATGTGAGCATACATTTCCGCCAAGGTGCCATCTGGCGCTATCACTGCAgccacttttttcatttcgcaCTAACTATCATGGCCTCCTCAAAAGAGTTCTTTTCCAACATCAACATGGCCTTTATGGTCACTGCGTAGAAGGAACTTTCCAGTTTTATTTGGCTAcaaggggaggaaagaaaaataaatcgaGTGTACAGAGTATTGTGAAGTGGCTTCCAAATGAACAGAATTCCCCCGAAGACACCACTCGGTACTTCCCTCTGCATCATTACCTGTTCTGTCgtatgaaggaaaatatttctcgCACatcgtaaaattttttcttttttaaaaattcttccatGCATAGCAAAATGTATTTGTTCGACGGGGGGCAAAGCAGCCATCCGTTGAAATATTTAAGCAGcttcgaagaaaaaaagggcaaggGGGTGGCAGGAAAGCGATGAGAAGGAgttcatttatttgttcagGTGTGTACGCAATTTTGTGAAGCTAGAGAGGGAACTAAAGGGGTGTTCATACACATAGGGGGAAAGCATAACTTAAAGGTCTGCAGACGCTTGAACCCTGGTCTATATTATTGAACTATAtcaatttttccccctctccaCTTCCACACTGATGCAACGGTTTGGTTACCTCTTTGGCCTCGCTCAGCTGCTTCGTCCTCaggatgaaaataaaaaataaattaacatCCTGCTGTGTGTTTAAGTTCCTCCCAAAATTGTAGTACAGGTTGAGCAGGTGCAGGGACAGCTTGTAGTCTTCTTCCGTTTTGGACCTGCAAGGGTTATTAAATAGTTGACATTTTGTTCTCTACTTCATTTGTTACTGTTGTTGTTGGGGGAGTTTCCCTTGGAGCCACGTCCTTCCACATCTAGAcgctatttttctttttttttttttctccccatatTGGGGCGTCAAATTGTGCTTACAGTTTCAGCACATCGAACAAGTCGTTCATCCGCAGTTTGTGCAACTGGT harbors:
- a CDS encoding Methionine--trna ligase; the protein is MILYPHKYFPNTVKCMLAAHIYSFPVELSDDFFYTRSFDIEKSLVVNKKPLLVYENHYVSSTKAICFLFHRLRNAESKKCVDSKLRMYMSWVEWSDLLEKHIEVLNKKKIIDSLDELESYLKENQNKNFICSSGEDSQADNNDKITLADIFVYISLTHCNIEICRESWVHISEYIQKINQLEDVQKILKDVEHIYKYKNIYNLFISKIHEKNINSYLKKDKFYITTAINYVNGDPHIGHAYEIVLADAIARYHKNIGRRVFFTTGADEHGMKIANQAARNNLTPQELCDKNVLKFKELNKLLHVNEDYYVRTTCDKHKKIAQEIWTKCEENKDIYLGEYEGWYNVREETYVPENEAKLMNYRDPLNNIKLEKMKESSYFFKMSKYQQRLIDYILENPHFIQPEQKRNEILQRLKEPLADLSCSRTKFSWGIPVPSDKKHVMYVWMDALINYYSSCFIVDGKEDYWPADVHLIGKDIVWFHSVIFPTILMSVNVPLPKSVFCHGFVLAGDGKKMSKSLGNVVNPFEIIEAYGSDAFRFHVIKETKRGFDMRFDIDNLVDMCNSDLADTIGNLVQRTLSLCQLSNDSKIPPLFEEYNIDLPFSLLHFINRVEFYMQTYCVQVCCEKTVNVCKDLNKFLTELAPWKYTNEEQNKKLHIIRIMMEAIYLIAHYLDIFIPCIASQIFQKLNTPKKSIVDLNPWLNNLQEGAHINNDHILFKKFEVESAQIKMQKVVMRVCKIVNIVKQEESQKAATIFEIEVDDNEKHLAVLYLPTPPNCINTFTVAILNIKPITINNITVNAIIPHVNKEVFTFAGEANMQTGTLIKAKNYKTLVKQRDNLTKKEVNSLDLSIINGHCFFEKTVPLVFASSEDMPFYHSTQSRGPLKFF